In a single window of the Cucurbita pepo subsp. pepo cultivar mu-cu-16 chromosome LG18, ASM280686v2, whole genome shotgun sequence genome:
- the LOC111779960 gene encoding uncharacterized protein LOC111779960, translated as MDTIQHRTVSVNGINMHVAEKGEGPIVLFIHGFPELWYTWRHQILALSSLGYRAVAPDLRGYGDSDSPDSISSYSIMHIIGDLVALVESLGVKQVFVVAHDWGAIIAWSLCSFRADIVKAFVCLSVPFRPRNPMMKPVETFRKVFGDDYYICRFQNPGGIEEEMAEVGAKAKAVLQSILTTRSPGPLILPPKGEAFKPRPGSPPPLPSWLSEQDLSYVASKYEQKGFTGPLNYYRSMDLNWELTAPWTGMEVKVPVKYIVGDADIVYTTPGVKEYVNGGGFKKNVPFLQEVVIMEGVAHFLNQEKPEEINTHILNFIKKF; from the exons ATGGACACAATCCAGCACAGAACCGTGAGCGTCAATGGCATAAACATGCACGTAGCCGAGAAGGGTGAAGGTCCCATTGTGCTGTTCATCCATGGCTTCCCAGAGCTTTGGTACACATGGCGCCATCAGATTTTGGCCTTGAGTTCACTCGGTTATCGCGCTGTGGCGCCGGATCTTCGCGGTTATGGCGATTCTGATTCCCCTGATTCGATTTCTAGCTACTCCATTATGCATATTATTGGGGATCTTGTTGCTCTTGTTGAGAGTCTTGGAGTTAAGCAGGTTTTTGTTGTGGCGCATGATTGGGGCGCGATTATCGCTTGGTCTTTGTGTTCGTTCCGCGCTGATATTGTGAAGGCTTTTGTGTGTCTGAGTGTGCCGTTTAGACCTAGGAATCCGATGATGAAGCCTGTTGAGACATTTAGGAAGGTTTTTGGCGATGATTACTATATCTGCAGATTCCAG AATCCGGGAGGGATTGAAGAAGAGATGGCCGAGGTGGGTGCGAAAGCGAAAGCAGTGTTACAAAGCATATTGACAACAAGAAGCCCAGGTCCTCTCATTTTGCCCCCCAAAGGAGAAGCCTTCAAACCCAGGCCTGGATCCCCTCCTCCCTTGCCGTCTTGGCTCTCAGAACAAGATCTTTCTTACGTTGCCTCCAAATATGAGCAGAAGGGCTTCACTGGACCACTGAACTATTACAGATCAATGGACTT AAACTGGGAGCTAACAGCCCCATGGACAGGGATGGAAGTGAAAGTGCCAGTGAAATACATAGTTGGAGATGCTGACATTGTGTATACAACACCGGGAGTTAAGGAGTATGTCAATGGCGGAGGCTTCAAGAAGAATGTGCCATTTCTACAAGAAGTTGTGATAATGGAGGGAGTTGCGCATTTTCTCAACCAGGAGAAGCCTGAAGAGATAAACACTCACATCCTTAACTTCATCAAAAAATTCTAG
- the LOC111779965 gene encoding pectinesterase inhibitor-like: MKLISIAAMAITILSITHFQILADDPQKPFLTNADLITKTCSSTPYNDLCLSILESSPNSNGTDLYGLTEIMLYIAAENVSLIHEHLMELQNKTEMDTFMDECLTDCLESYQDATDQIEDSITALEFKAYHDIKTWVAAAMNDGAVCENGFKEKPDHKSPIVEMSKVFDQICSIILAMANILSQGNRNMNSEDIFNF; encoded by the coding sequence ATGAAGCTCATATCAATTGCTGCCATGGCTATCACAATTCTATCAATCACCCACTTTCAGATACTCGCCGACGACCCCCAAAAGCCCTTCCTTACCAACGCCGATCTCATCACCAAAACCTGCAGCAGCACCCCTTACAACGACCTATGCCTATCAATCTTAGAGTCATCACCCAACAGCAATGGCACAGATCTGTATGGGCTAACAGAGATCATGTTGTATATTGCAGCTGAGAATGTGAGCCTCATACATGAACACCTAATGGAATTACAAAACAAGACAGAAATGGATACCTTCATGGATGAGTGTTTGACGGATTGCTTGGAGAGCTATCAGGACGCGACCGACCAAATCGAGGACTCGATCACGGCGCTCGAGTTCAAAGCGTATCATGATATCAAGACATGGGTAGCAGCAGCCATGAATGATGGAGCTGTGTGTGAAAATGGGTTCAAAGAGAAACCAGACCATAAGTCACCAATTGTGGAGATGTCTAAAGTTTTTGATCAGATCTGCAGCATTATTCTGGCTATGGCAAATATCTTGTCTCAGGGAAATAGGAACATGAACTCTGAggatatatttaatttctaa